From Strigops habroptila isolate Jane chromosome 16, bStrHab1.2.pri, whole genome shotgun sequence:
GCACAGGTCCACAGCcccctgtgcctcagtttcccccatCTCACCTTGTTGAGGGAGAGGAGGGTGGACACGGCGCGCAGGGAGAACTCCAGCACCACCAGCGCGGCCACGCGGGAGCCCACCAGCGCCAGCAGCACCGTCAGCACCAGCAcgtgcagcagctccagcacccgcCGCTGCACCCGCATCGCCTCCTTCTCCGCCTGCCCCTCTGGGTCACTGGGGACAGCGAGGGGGACACTGAGCTGGGCGGGAtgcccccttcctcctctgccaccCCAAAAGTGGGGTGACAGCCTCGGAGAGCTCCCCTGTGCTTTGGCgcagggagaggagggtgcagcccctgccctgccactgccagcacccatgggtgctgcgAGCAGCCCTCCCCAGTAGTGGATCCCAAAAGCAGATCCCAAAGGCAGatccacccccaaaaaaaacccctcatggagcagggaaagaggggCTGGTGCTTACTTCAGGCACTGGATGTAAAGATAAACCTtcaggaggctgcagagcaccGAGACGGCGCAGGCACCCACCAACCCTgtggggagaaggcagcagtgggTCACTGGTGTTCACTGGGGTGTCCCAGTGCCATCCCCACAGACCCCTGAGGGCTCTCACCTTGCAGGAGCGCGTCCAGCAGCGCCCAGCCCCACGCCAGCCCAGGCAGCCACGACCCCAGGGAAAACATTCCGGAGAGCGTGGagccacagcagagccagggccTGGCTCCAAGGTCCATAGGGCGGAGGCTGGGAGCCTCCCCCCAACTGGTAAATCATTGCTGGGGCAAGTGAGGGCAGCTGGAGCCCTGGCTGGGAGAGTTGAGCTCCAGCTGCCCCATGGAGGGGAAAATTAGGGTGGAGAGAGGGATGTGGTGATGGGATGCACATGGTGGGCATCTTTGATTCCTCCACCTCAGCATCGCCATTGTCCTCACTGGCCCAATGCATTGCAGCGTTTCAGGTTCACCTCCCTcaaggctgagaaagttggggctgttcagcctggagaagagaagctgcgtggagacctcagagcagcttccagtgtctgaagggggctacaaggatgctggggagggactctgcGTCAGGGACTggagggataggacaaggggtgatgggttcaaactgaaagaggggaagttcaggttggagataaggcagaagctcttccctgtgaaggtgctgaggcgctggcacagggtgcccagagaagctgtggctgccccatccctggcagtgttcaaggccaggttggacacaggggcttggagcaacctgctctagtggaaggtgtccctgccgatggcagggggttggaactgcatgagctttaaggccccttccaacccaaaccattctgtggttctatgatttaCACCACCCCAAAGACCCCAAAACGACGCCAAAAACTAGAAAAACCCCTTTATTGATGGGTGCAGCGGGGCCGGGACCTTTCCTACGGCCCCgggggctgctggtgctgcaccaTCTTCCTGAGCTCATCCCAAAAGAAGAGGCTGAGGACCGTGTGTGGGCCGAGGCGGAGGTAGACGGCGCCGATGCCCTTGTACAAGCCCAGCAGCCCCTCTTTGCTGGAGATTTGCAGGATACAATCCAAAAACCCCCGGTAGAGCTTGCCCTGGGGAGAGAGGAGCCCCCGTGCTGCATGGATCCTGGGAAAAGCCGTGTTCCCCATCATCCCATTTCCCAAATGGCCTTACCGTGCCGTCGGCATCCACTGGCTGGTTGTAGAGCCGGGTGCTGATCACATCGAAAGGCGTCATCGTCACCGCCACGGCCACGCCGCTCACCATGCCCCCCGCCAGCACTGCGGCCCAGCTGCCCTCCCCGAACCACTGTGGGAAGCGCCAGGCATCAGCTCTTCCCACCAAAACCAGGGAATGGGGGGATCATTGGATCAATGGCTTCCGGATCCCGTGTTGCCCCTCACCTGGTGCTCACAGACCCAGTCCTTGGCGGAGGCGAAGGTGGCGAGCTGTGCAGCAGAGCCCACTGCCACACGGGGCACGGCGCCTGTCACCCCCCGCCACAGCCCCGACACCCCGTGCTGCCTGTAGATGCTCTCGAATGCTCCAGAGATActctgggaagagaaaaaattggGGAAAAATGGGAACAGTGCATCCCATTACCTTCCAAtagccttccagtgtctgaagggggctatgaggatgctggagagggactcttcatcaggggctgtagcgacaggacaaggggtgatgggttcaaactgaaacaggggaggttcaggctGGAGATAAGgaggcagttcttccctgtgagggtgctgaggcgctggcacagggtgcccagagaagctgtggctgccccatccctggcagtgttcaaggccaggttggacacaggggcttggagcaacctgctctagtggaaggtgtccctgcccgtggcagggggttggagctggaggaactttaaggtccttttccacccaaaccattccttgattctatgattctatcccaCCCTGGCAAAATTTCCCATCCCAGCACAATTTCCCACCCTGGCGTGCAAAACCCCCTTGGTGGCATGAAGCCGCCATGGCTCTGTATGGGTGACACTGGTCCCATGGGATGCCCAGATCCAGTGtcccagctccatgtccctgtCACTACCTCCCTGTTCACTGTTATTTATAGCGTCTCTACGGGCCAAGCTGCCAAACAGCAGCTTTCAATGCCCAAAATAGCACCGTCCCCGCTGGGTCCTGCCATGTGCGTGGCCAAGGTGCCACCAAATCGTGTGTATCCCCCTCCCCAGACCCCATCCCTCCTCACCTCATGGTTGTGCTGGTGGCCCACAGCCACTGATGACAGTGTCTGGGCTTGGAGATGGGTCTTGACCTGGAGGGGACACACGATGTGGGTCAcaaccccccacccccaaaaccccacagggGCAAGCTGTGGGTCCCCCCCATCTCTTCTTAGCAGCTCTTGGGAGTGTTCTAAGGCCTTGGCAGATGGGTTCCCAGATGTGTTGCCAGGCAGCACCTCAAGACTTTGAACCCCCTTTATTCACCCTCTTACCCCGCAGCAAAGGGACCCTGTGAACACTCACTGCAGCGCTCCCCTTTGAGCTCTGcaaccccccaaaacagggGGGGTGGAAACACCCCAATTTCCTTATGAGGGAGTTCTCTGCTCAGGTTTCCAGGAGGGGAGGGATTTAGGGGGGGAAAAGGCGAAGTTTCCataaaggaaggagggaaaagcatGCACAAATTTGGGGGGGGTGAAGCAGAGCAAGGCAGAAGGGATGCGCCGAGGGGTGTTTTTaggctgcagccagctccagggCGGCCAAATATGTTCTATTTTTGGGGGGGTGTCCCCAAAACACCCCCGAAACCCCCCCAATTCCCCCCTCAACGGGGCAGAGGCACTCACCAGGTACGCGGGGCTGCCCACGAAAGCTCCCACCGCCCCGGCTATGGCTCCGGCGGCCACGGTACCACCGGGATACCGCGTCCAGCCGGCGTCCTCGGCGTGCGAATAGCAATAGAAGCGGACGCCGTTCATCAGCCCCTGGTAGAGCAGGCTGGCGGCCAGGCCCTTCTGCAGTCCCCGCAGCCCATCGGCGCGGCACACGGCCCCCAGCGCCCGCAGCACCCCCCGGTACGGCCGCGGGTAGGTACCGGGTGGCTGCAATTcgccctggagctgcagccgcGTCTTGACCACCTCCAGCGGGTTGGTGAGGACACAGGCCAAGCAACCGGCCGTGGCTCCCAGCACCAGGTCGGTCGCCGGCGGCACCCCTCCGGCTGGGGAACCCCCTGAGACGCGGGCTCTGGTCTGGGGGGGATAAGGGAATTCATGCAGGGAAGCGGAGGGGACCCCAGGGAAGGGTGCGAGGGCCCCGGCACCCGCCGCCATGCAGCACCTGCCCGCAGGGATGGCCCCAGGCtccaccttcccccccccactgCAGG
This genomic window contains:
- the SLC25A34 gene encoding solute carrier family 25 member 34, whose translation is MAAGAGALAPFPGVPSASLHEFPYPPQTRARVSGGSPAGGVPPATDLVLGATAGCLACVLTNPLEVVKTRLQLQGELQPPGTYPRPYRGVLRALGAVCRADGLRGLQKGLAASLLYQGLMNGVRFYCYSHAEDAGWTRYPGGTVAAGAIAGAVGAFVGSPAYLVKTHLQAQTLSSVAVGHQHNHESISGAFESIYRQHGVSGLWRGVTGAVPRVAVGSAAQLATFASAKDWVCEHQWFGEGSWAAVLAGGMVSGVAVAVTMTPFDVISTRLYNQPVDADGTGKLYRGFLDCILQISSKEGLLGLYKGIGAVYLRLGPHTVLSLFFWDELRKMVQHQQPPGP